The following are from one region of the Halarcobacter sp. genome:
- a CDS encoding HAMP domain-containing sensor histidine kinase: protein MSETPKLPKGTFSTKDILIASIIFLSFFIIASSIFITFDIFERIYEVSREHEDWELDEIILTFIALFISLSISLFFLSFRFGKKVLILTKKEIEQQKKIQANKKLQYMGSMLGGLSHSINNHLVPIITLSKIIKEDTPKNSPNYEDISKILEASYGLKDIVKQVLNYTRKDNNQLVNSCFIDETINNCLNLIKTTIPSSISFETQIEKTSLIIPISKVNIEVIIFNLITNAIHALENKKNGIINISLKLGENNIIEIKIRDNGSGISKENKELIFDPFFTTKEQGKGTGLGLSETFGIISNAGGKISVDSKENEFTEFTLIIPSIKEYK, encoded by the coding sequence ATGAGTGAGACTCCAAAACTTCCAAAAGGTACTTTTAGCACAAAAGATATTCTTATTGCATCTATTATATTTTTATCTTTTTTTATAATTGCTAGTTCAATATTTATAACTTTTGATATATTTGAGAGGATTTATGAAGTATCAAGAGAACATGAAGATTGGGAATTAGATGAGATAATTTTAACCTTTATCGCACTTTTTATTTCCCTTTCTATAAGTCTATTTTTTCTAAGTTTTAGATTTGGGAAAAAAGTACTAATATTAACTAAAAAAGAAATTGAACAACAAAAAAAAATACAAGCAAATAAAAAACTTCAATATATGGGAAGTATGCTAGGTGGATTATCACACTCAATAAATAACCACTTAGTCCCAATTATAACTTTAAGTAAAATTATAAAAGAAGACACGCCAAAAAATAGCCCAAATTATGAAGATATATCAAAAATACTTGAAGCAAGTTATGGATTAAAAGATATTGTTAAACAAGTTCTAAATTATACAAGAAAAGATAATAATCAGTTAGTAAATAGCTGTTTTATAGATGAGACAATAAATAATTGTTTAAATCTTATAAAAACAACTATCCCTAGTTCAATATCTTTTGAAACTCAAATAGAAAAAACATCTTTGATTATTCCTATATCAAAAGTTAATATAGAAGTTATAATTTTTAACCTCATCACAAATGCAATTCATGCTTTAGAAAATAAAAAAAATGGGATTATTAATATCTCTTTAAAGTTAGGTGAGAATAATATTATAGAGATAAAAATAAGAGATAATGGTTCAGGAATTAGTAAAGAAAATAAAGAGCTTATTTTTGATCCATTTTTTACAACAAAAGAGCAAGGTAAAGGTACAGGATTGGGTCTTTCTGAAACTTTTGGTATAATTTCTAATGCAGGTGGAAAAATCTCAGTTGATTCAAAAGAAAATGAATTTACAGAGTTTACACTAATAATTCCAAGTATAAAAGAGTATAAATGA
- a CDS encoding response regulator — protein MKKVLLIDDDELVSFALNRYLQRKGFEVETLPSGKNATKVYKTFKPDIIVTDIIMPDIEGLELISSLRAIDKTVPIIAMSGGSRRLDTSYLASAELIGANASLEKPFEEEELIELINKLI, from the coding sequence ATGAAAAAAGTATTATTAATAGATGATGACGAATTAGTTTCTTTTGCATTAAATAGATACTTACAAAGAAAAGGTTTTGAAGTTGAAACTCTTCCTTCAGGGAAAAATGCAACAAAAGTATATAAAACTTTCAAACCAGATATTATCGTTACAGATATAATAATGCCTGATATTGAAGGATTGGAATTAATCTCATCTTTAAGAGCTATTGATAAAACCGTTCCTATAATTGCCATGTCAGGGGGAAGTAGAAGACTTGATACTTCTTATTTAGCAAGTGCAGAATTAATAGGGGCAAATGCCTCTTTAGAAAAACCTTTTGAAGAAGAAGAGTTAATTGAACTTATTAACAAACTAATATAA
- a CDS encoding transporter substrate-binding domain-containing protein, protein MFFITIHSLFAVSYLTNEEKDFFKNHPIIKVHNEQNWKPYNFNENGIPSGYTVDVLNMLVKKLGIEIQYVSGDSWFNYLSMLKNKEIDLIGNITKTTNREKYLSFTKNTIINEKPIIFAKKDKSLFFDLSSLNGHTVAVVKGFWYEELLKREYPQIKVLLVDEPHQTINALINNEADAIIDIKPVVDSLISSKNIDEIIAVGEAKFKQQEDISIKIGVRNDYALLVSALDKAYDRSYVEIQKIKSKWFNSEVNIQKDTRFELNEEEKTWIENNTINVGVESWSPVVFYNKETNLIDGFSGEIFKEIVKKFDLKVKYHDKLFHELLSDFKDKKIDLLPDTYFTKERDSFGFFTKPYFSIKEFLYVNTQNNSIKTFEDLKNKKLAIIKDYGTITKVKEKYPQIQIIETKDIESSINKLLTNEVDAFLDTQIVVENYLANNFIVGVKGIPQNGFPPSNLHFYINKDKAILFSIIKKGLETIDTFEKNKIIAKWVTEVNEKKSLETVIDSNDISYLKKYNTLKMCVAPNWMPFEAINSKGMHDGMGSDFKAMLEKKLNKSIKVVKTKNWTESLEKAKSKECDILSFAKKTPTRSKYLLFTKPVVSLQYVIATKNNQFFIDDINNYQDKKFAVVKSYAVEEDLRIKYPKIKLELVSSVKEGLEKVNEGKAFAYIDSASTIGHTMEENGFVDIKIAGQLPLSYDLSYGIRDDDIKLYKIFEKVIESISEKDINRIYKKWVTLKYQHVVDYFLIWQIVVGAAFILSLLYYWNRKIVLAKEIIEKQNKELEILATTDKLTNIYNRTKLDEILLKELDRSLRYSNDFACAIIDIDNFKHTNDTFGHLIGDKVLIDITKVVSKNIRNTDYFGRWGGEEFLLIIPEIDKNGLEQLIEKIRISISKHKIEKVGTKTVSIGATIYQKDDTADSIIKRADDALYKAKETGRNRTIIY, encoded by the coding sequence ATGTTTTTTATAACTATACATTCCCTTTTTGCTGTTAGTTATTTAACAAATGAAGAAAAAGATTTTTTTAAAAATCATCCTATTATAAAAGTACATAATGAACAAAACTGGAAACCTTATAATTTCAATGAAAATGGTATTCCTAGTGGATATACTGTAGATGTTCTTAATATGCTTGTTAAAAAACTAGGAATAGAGATACAGTATGTTTCTGGTGATAGTTGGTTTAATTATTTATCAATGTTAAAGAATAAAGAGATTGATTTAATTGGAAATATAACTAAAACAACAAATAGAGAAAAATATCTATCTTTTACAAAAAATACTATTATAAATGAAAAACCAATAATTTTTGCCAAAAAAGATAAAAGTTTATTTTTTGATTTATCAAGTTTAAATGGTCACACTGTAGCTGTAGTAAAAGGTTTTTGGTATGAAGAACTTTTAAAAAGGGAATATCCTCAAATAAAAGTATTATTAGTAGATGAACCACACCAAACTATAAATGCTTTGATTAACAATGAAGCTGATGCCATAATAGATATAAAACCTGTAGTTGATAGTTTAATCTCTTCAAAAAATATTGATGAGATAATTGCAGTTGGTGAAGCAAAATTTAAACAACAAGAAGACATAAGTATTAAAATTGGTGTGCGAAATGATTATGCTTTATTAGTTTCTGCTTTGGACAAAGCATATGATAGATCATATGTTGAGATACAAAAGATAAAATCAAAATGGTTTAACTCTGAAGTAAATATACAAAAAGATACTAGGTTTGAGTTAAATGAAGAGGAAAAAACATGGATAGAAAACAATACTATTAATGTTGGTGTTGAGAGTTGGAGTCCAGTTGTTTTTTATAATAAAGAAACTAACTTAATAGATGGTTTTAGTGGGGAAATATTTAAAGAGATTGTTAAAAAATTTGATTTAAAAGTTAAATATCATGATAAGCTTTTTCATGAATTATTGTCTGATTTTAAAGATAAAAAAATAGATTTATTGCCTGATACTTATTTTACTAAAGAGAGGGATAGTTTTGGATTTTTTACAAAACCATATTTTAGTATAAAAGAGTTTTTATATGTTAATACCCAAAACAATAGTATAAAAACATTTGAAGATTTAAAAAACAAAAAATTAGCAATCATAAAAGATTATGGCACAATCACAAAAGTAAAAGAGAAATATCCCCAAATTCAAATAATTGAGACAAAAGATATTGAAAGTTCAATAAATAAACTTCTTACAAATGAAGTTGATGCTTTTTTAGATACACAAATTGTTGTAGAAAATTATTTGGCTAATAATTTTATTGTGGGAGTAAAAGGGATACCTCAAAATGGTTTTCCTCCCTCAAATCTGCATTTTTATATAAATAAAGATAAAGCAATTTTATTTTCTATTATAAAAAAAGGTCTTGAAACAATTGATACTTTTGAAAAAAATAAAATAATTGCAAAATGGGTAACTGAAGTAAATGAAAAAAAGAGTTTAGAAACTGTAATTGATTCTAATGATATATCTTATTTAAAAAAATATAATACTTTAAAAATGTGTGTTGCTCCAAATTGGATGCCTTTTGAAGCTATAAATTCAAAAGGTATGCATGATGGAATGGGTTCTGATTTTAAAGCAATGCTTGAAAAAAAATTGAATAAATCGATTAAAGTGGTTAAAACTAAAAACTGGACAGAATCACTAGAAAAAGCCAAATCAAAAGAGTGTGATATTTTATCTTTTGCTAAAAAAACACCAACAAGAAGTAAATATTTACTTTTTACAAAACCTGTTGTGTCTTTGCAGTATGTAATTGCAACAAAAAACAATCAGTTTTTTATTGATGATATTAACAATTATCAAGATAAAAAATTTGCAGTTGTTAAAAGTTATGCAGTAGAAGAAGACTTACGAATCAAATATCCTAAAATAAAACTTGAATTGGTTTCAAGTGTAAAAGAGGGACTAGAAAAAGTAAATGAGGGGAAAGCCTTTGCTTATATTGATTCAGCTTCTACAATAGGTCATACAATGGAAGAAAATGGCTTTGTTGATATAAAAATTGCAGGACAACTTCCTTTAAGTTATGATTTATCATATGGAATAAGAGATGATGATATAAAACTATATAAAATATTTGAGAAAGTTATAGAAAGTATAAGTGAAAAAGATATCAATAGAATATATAAAAAATGGGTTACTTTGAAATATCAACATGTAGTAGACTATTTTTTAATTTGGCAGATAGTTGTTGGGGCTGCATTTATATTATCTTTATTGTATTATTGGAATAGAAAAATTGTTTTAGCTAAAGAGATTATCGAAAAACAAAATAAAGAGTTAGAGATTTTAGCAACAACTGATAAGTTAACAAATATATACAATAGAACAAAACTAGATGAAATATTGTTAAAAGAACTTGATAGAAGTTTAAGATATAGTAACGATTTTGCCTGTGCTATTATAGATATTGATAACTTTAAACATACAAATGATACTTTTGGACATCTCATTGGAGATAAAGTCTTAATAGATATTACAAAAGTAGTAAGTAAAAATATTAGAAATACAGATTATTTTGGAAGATGGGGTGGAGAAGAATTTTTACTTATCATTCCTGAAATAGATAAAAATGGATTAGAACAATTAATTGAAAAAATTAGAATTTCAATTAGCAAACATAAGATTGAAAAAGTAGGAACTAAAACTGTTAGTATTGGCGCTACTATATATCAAAAAGATGATACAGCTGATAGTATAATAAAAAGAGCTGATGATGCTTTATATAAAGCAAAAGAAACAGGTAGAAATAGAACAATTATATATTAG
- a CDS encoding GGDEF domain-containing protein, translating to MKHETIKMAAAVSFTVTILILYSIWNYSYEKERLIAQIDKQLYSAAVAVPFVLEDDFHDRAIDNTSISINEDNQNIKNLSKLNNQLGTKFLYTVIRAKNGVHYLTSSSALNKELKTNTEVRYYTPYPDASETLKNSFEHLSTDYTAPNKIYKPFYVPVFSDRWGTYRSIVLPIQTTKGNLYVVGVDMDISYVNKLLKQNTIQTLLSFLLFLIAIVPILIAYKKILKDKHTEYQEVSKKSITDSLTKLYNRHKIDKELEIHYASFQNNNIPFALLMLDLDHFKKINDKYGHQEGDEVLKLFSKILKNSTRLTDIVGRWGGEEFIVIYPNSDLNSATKLAKKLHTNLKKSKEMQKYDLTVSIGLGVPKKDISLKEFIKNVDDALYKAKDLGRDQTVKVD from the coding sequence ATGAAACATGAAACTATAAAAATGGCAGCGGCTGTAAGTTTTACAGTTACAATATTAATATTATATTCCATTTGGAACTACTCTTATGAAAAAGAGCGACTAATTGCCCAAATAGATAAACAACTTTATTCTGCAGCTGTAGCAGTACCTTTTGTTTTAGAAGATGATTTTCATGATAGAGCAATAGATAACACATCAATTAGTATAAATGAAGATAATCAAAATATAAAAAATCTAAGTAAACTGAATAATCAATTAGGAACAAAATTTCTTTATACTGTAATACGAGCAAAAAATGGTGTTCATTATCTTACAAGTTCAAGTGCTTTAAATAAAGAACTAAAAACAAATACAGAAGTTAGGTATTATACACCCTACCCTGATGCCAGTGAAACTTTAAAAAACAGTTTTGAGCACTTAAGTACAGATTACACTGCACCAAATAAAATATACAAACCCTTTTATGTCCCAGTATTTAGTGATAGATGGGGAACTTATCGTTCCATTGTACTTCCCATACAAACAACAAAAGGAAATCTTTATGTAGTTGGTGTTGATATGGATATCTCTTATGTAAACAAATTGCTCAAACAAAATACAATTCAAACATTATTATCATTTTTACTATTTTTAATAGCAATTGTTCCTATACTTATTGCTTATAAAAAAATATTAAAAGACAAACATACTGAATATCAAGAGGTTTCAAAAAAATCAATTACAGATTCCCTTACAAAACTTTATAATAGACATAAAATTGATAAAGAGCTAGAGATACATTATGCTAGCTTTCAAAACAATAATATTCCTTTTGCTTTACTAATGTTAGATTTAGACCACTTTAAAAAGATAAATGACAAGTATGGGCACCAAGAAGGGGATGAAGTATTAAAACTATTTTCAAAAATATTAAAAAACTCTACACGTTTAACTGATATAGTTGGAAGATGGGGAGGAGAAGAGTTTATAGTAATCTACCCAAATAGTGATTTAAACAGTGCAACTAAACTTGCAAAAAAACTTCATACAAATCTAAAAAAATCTAAAGAGATGCAAAAATATGATCTTACTGTTAGTATAGGATTAGGTGTTCCTAAAAAAGATATCTCTTTAAAAGAGTTCATAAAAAATGTTGATGATGCACTCTATAAAGCAAAAGATTTAGGAAGAGATCAAACAGTAAAAGTTGACTAA
- a CDS encoding rhodanese-like domain-containing protein, with translation MKIFLLLILLLNLTFADFIGITPKILQEKIDENVVVIDIRTPPEWKELGVVPTSKKIMFFNQAGKYDVENWLNEFSKYVKDKNQAFVLVCRSGNRTGVVGNFLSNKLGYKKVFHLEHGIKSWIKENRNTIK, from the coding sequence ATGAAAATATTTTTATTATTGATACTATTACTTAATTTAACTTTTGCAGATTTTATAGGGATCACACCTAAAATCCTTCAAGAAAAAATAGATGAAAATGTAGTTGTTATTGATATAAGAACTCCACCAGAATGGAAAGAGTTAGGGGTAGTTCCAACAAGTAAAAAAATCATGTTTTTTAACCAAGCTGGAAAATATGACGTAGAAAATTGGCTTAATGAGTTTTCAAAATATGTAAAAGATAAAAATCAAGCTTTTGTATTGGTTTGTAGATCTGGAAATAGAACTGGTGTAGTTGGTAACTTTTTATCAAATAAATTAGGCTATAAAAAAGTTTTTCATTTAGAACATGGTATTAAATCATGGATAAAAGAAAATAGAAATACTATAAAATAG
- a CDS encoding DMT family transporter, giving the protein MKDIRIQGMLLAALGVFIISFDALLVRLANVDASVISFYRGLFMGISMLILFKRSKNKSWLPVNKREFMNFAFVIQLSALGTCLFVFSVKYTAAANTVVLLATSSFFAAIFSYFLLKEKIQKSTLFAIVISFIGVFIVFGNSFTITGNILGDMFGVALAITMGLELTMLRKYAHFPTMLIISLSGFLVAIVMFAFNDKIFNISLETLFWLSIMGFVQIPFAMYFIFISTKYISSAEVSLFTTIETTMAPIWLWIFLNDIPPKMTIIGGALVVCAIFINALPNIIKIKKK; this is encoded by the coding sequence TTGAAAGATATTAGAATTCAAGGAATGCTCCTAGCTGCATTGGGAGTTTTCATAATAAGCTTTGATGCACTACTTGTAAGACTTGCTAATGTTGATGCCTCTGTTATCTCTTTTTATAGAGGCCTTTTTATGGGAATAAGTATGCTAATTCTTTTTAAAAGAAGTAAAAATAAATCATGGCTTCCTGTAAATAAAAGAGAGTTTATGAATTTTGCTTTTGTTATTCAACTCTCAGCTTTAGGTACTTGTTTATTTGTATTTTCTGTAAAATATACAGCTGCTGCTAATACTGTAGTCCTTTTAGCAACCTCATCTTTTTTTGCAGCTATTTTTAGCTATTTCTTACTAAAAGAGAAAATCCAAAAATCAACTCTTTTTGCTATTGTCATATCTTTTATAGGAGTTTTTATAGTCTTTGGAAACTCTTTTACAATTACAGGAAATATCTTAGGAGATATGTTTGGAGTAGCCTTAGCTATTACTATGGGTTTAGAATTAACAATGCTTAGGAAATATGCCCACTTTCCTACTATGCTTATAATTTCACTTAGTGGATTTCTTGTGGCAATTGTTATGTTTGCTTTCAATGATAAAATATTTAACATCTCTTTAGAAACTCTTTTTTGGCTTAGTATTATGGGATTTGTTCAAATACCTTTTGCAATGTATTTTATTTTTATCTCAACAAAATATATAAGTTCAGCAGAAGTAAGTCTTTTTACCACAATAGAAACTACCATGGCTCCTATTTGGTTATGGATTTTTTTAAATGATATTCCACCTAAAATGACTATAATTGGTGGAGCTTTAGTTGTTTGTGCTATATTTATAAATGCATTGCCAAATATAATCAAAATCAAAAAAAAATAA